One genomic region from Prunus persica cultivar Lovell chromosome G3, Prunus_persica_NCBIv2, whole genome shotgun sequence encodes:
- the LOC18784348 gene encoding probable inactive leucine-rich repeat receptor-like protein kinase At3g03770, with protein MRLLYLLISVILSWVFCLPSTHELQTSQSQVLLQLRKHLEYPSSLEIWENYYGDFCNLSSSAHMSISCQDNSVTELKIMGDKLFNVNDFNGFAIPNHTLSESFSIDSFVTTLSRLPSLRVLNLVSLGIWGPLSDKIHRLSSLESLDLSSNFIFGSVPPKISTMVKLHTLTLEDNYFNDTVPDWLDSLSNLTILSLKNNRLKGRFPSSICTMKTLTVIALSNNELSGNLPDMDTLISLHVLDLRENHIDSELPMMPQGLVTALLSKNSFSGEIPAQFGHLGQLQHLDLSFNYLRRTPPSALFSLPNISYLNLASNMLSGAFPDQLNCGGKLGFVDISNNKLTGDLPSCLSSTSNERVVEFNGNCFSIDSQHQHQASYCKEALASSKQSGGRETVMLVGVISGAVLVLVLLAFAVLSFRRRYRSRRTFEHNIFAKAVPDDSPNGFCSELIANARFISQAAKLETHGAPVSRIFSLEQLKEATNNFDLCMFLGEGSMGKLFKGKLENGTYVAIRSLTILKKYSIQNLKVRLDFLSKLHHPHLVGLLGYCIDSGGQDDSSGNRIFLINEYVSSGNYRTYLSENCPEKVLKWSDRLAILIGVAKAVHFLHTGVIPGCFNNRLKTNNILLDEHRIAKLSDYGMSIITEESEKLEAKGEGTKSWNRTNMEGDVYNFGFILLESLVGPIVSGKGETFLLNEMASFGSQDGRRKIVDPIVLTTCSQESLSIVVSITKKCTCPEVSARPSFEDVLWNLQYAAQVQATADADQRSDSTS; from the exons ATGAGACTTCTTTACTTGTTAATTTCAGTAATTCTGTCATGGGTTTTTTGTCTTCCAAGTACCCATGAATTACAAACCTCTCAGAGCCAAGTCTTATTGCAGCTAAGGAAACATTTAGAGTACCCTTCCTCATTagaaatttgggaaaattacTATGGAGACTTCTGTAACCTGTCTTCCTCTGCGCATATGAGCATTTCATGCCAGGACAACTCAGTCACTGAGCTGAAAATTATGGGAGATAAGCTTTTTAATGTCAATGATTTCAATGGTTTTGCAATTCCCAATCATACTCTGTCTGAGAGTTTCTCAATTGATTCTTTTGTTACCACGTTGTCAAGGCTACCTAGCTTGAGGGTTCTTAACTTAGTGTCTTTGGGGATTTGGGGACCACTTTCTGATAAGATTCACCGGTTATCTTCACTTGAATCCTTAGACTTGAgctcaaatttcatatttggtTCTGTTCCGCCAAAAATATCTACAATGGTCAAACTTCACACTCTAACACTGGAGGACAATTATTTCAATGATACTGTCCCTGATTGGTTGGACTCGTTATCAAATCTCACTATTTTGAGCTTGAAGAACAATCGATTGAAGGGTCGGTTTCCTTCTTCAATATGCACAATGAAGACGCTCACTGTCATTGCCTTGTCTAACAATGAGCTTTCTGGAAATTTACCTGATATGGATACTTTAATCAGCCTGCATGTATTGGATTTGAGAGAAAATCATATAGATTCTGAACTACCAATGATGCCCCAAGGATTGGTTACAGCTCTTCTTAGCAAGAACTCATTCTCAGGAGAGATTCCTGCACAATTTGGTCATTTGGGTCAGCTTCAGCACCTTGATCTATCGTTCAATTATCTTAGGAGAACACCACCCTCTGCTTTGTTCTCTTTGCCGAACATCAGTTATCTGAATTTAGCATCTAATATGCTGAGTGGAGCATTCCCTGACCAACTAAATTGTGGTGGTAAACTTGGGTTTGTTGATATCTCTAATAACAAGTTAACAGGTGATCTTCCTTCTTGCCTGAGTAGTACTTCAAATGAGAGAGTTGTTGAATTCAATGGaaattgtttttcaattgattCTCAACACCAGCATCAGGCTTCATATTGTAAAGAGGCTCTTGCAAGCAGCAAACAATCTGGAGGAAGAGAAACCGTTATGCTAGTTGGTGTTATCAGCGGAGCTGTTCTTGTTTTAGTACTTTTGGCATTTGCAGTTCTTTCCTTTCGTAGAAGATACCGTTCAAGAAGGACATTTGAGCACAACATATTTGCAAAGGCTGTGCCAGATGATTCACCAAATGGTTTTTGCTCTGAGCTCATTGCAAATGCCA GATTCATATCTCAAGCAGCCAAATTAGAGACACACGGTGCCCCAGTAAGTCGTATATTTTCACTCGAACAGTTGAAGGAAGCAACAAACAACTTTGATTTGTGTATGTTTTTGGGTGAAGGCTCTATGGGAAAG CTTTTCAAAGGCAAGTTGGAAAACGGGACCTATGTTGCAATCCGATCTCTCACTATATTGAAGAAATATTCAATTCAAAACCTTAAAGTTCGGCTGGATTTTCTCTCAAAGCTTCATCATCCTCACTTGGTTGGCCTCTTGGGTTATTGCATTGACAGTGGCGGACAAGATGATTCCAGTGGCAACAGAATCTTCCTTATAAATGAATATGTCTCCAGTGGGAATTATCGTACCTATCTGTCAG AAAACTGTCCAGAGAAGGTTCTCAAGTGGTCTGATAGATTGGCAATTCTAATAGGAGTTGCGAAGGCCGTGCATTTTCTACATACTGGGGTTATTCCAGGTTGTTTCAACAACCGAttgaaaacaaacaatataTTGCTTGATGAGCATCGGATTGCAAAGCTGAGTGACTATGGGATGTCAATCATCAcagaagaaagtgaaaaacTTGAG GCAAAGGGAGAAGGCACGAAATCATG gAACAGAACAAATATGGAGGGTGATGTTTACAACTTTGGATTTATACTACTTGAGTCACTTGTTGGGCCTATAGTAAGTGGAAAAGGGGAAACATTTCTGCTAAATGAAATG GCATCGTTTGGCAGCCAAGACGGTCGAAGAAAAATTGTGGATCCAATCGTATTGACGACTTGTTCACAAGAGTCGTTATCAATTGTGGTATCTATCACCAAGAAATGTACATGTCCAGAAGTGTCAGCTCGTCCGTCGTTTGAGGATGTGCTTTGGAACTTACAGTATGCAGCTCAAGTCCAGGCCACTGCTGATGCTGATCAGAGATCAGATTCTACGTCCTAA